One genomic segment of Streptomyces sp. RerS4 includes these proteins:
- the trpS gene encoding tryptophan--tRNA ligase, which yields MTRIFSGVKPTGHLTLGNYLGAVRQWVAADQEPADALFCVVDLHALTVEHDPARVRRLSRQAATLLLAAGLDPRRCTLFVQSHVDEHARLAYLLECTATDGEVRRMIQYREKAAAARASGDGVRLSLLTYPVLMAADILAYRTDEVPVGEDQRQHVELTRDLAVRFNQRYGHTFAVPKATLPVVAARVMDLQEPTSKMGKSGDAGPGVVFMLDEPGVIRKKVMRAVTDSGDGGVVYDRDARPGVANLLDILGACTGAEPAALADGYSGYGALKRDVAEAVVELLRPVRERHAELAADPGTVERVLREGAGRAREVARPVVDAAYRAIGLLEP from the coding sequence ATGACGAGGATCTTCAGCGGGGTCAAGCCGACCGGGCACCTGACACTGGGGAACTACCTGGGGGCCGTACGGCAGTGGGTCGCCGCCGACCAGGAGCCGGCCGACGCGCTGTTCTGCGTCGTGGACCTGCACGCGCTGACCGTCGAGCACGATCCGGCGCGGGTGCGCCGGCTCAGTCGGCAGGCGGCGACGCTGTTGCTCGCCGCCGGGCTGGATCCCCGTAGGTGCACGTTGTTCGTGCAGAGCCACGTGGACGAGCACGCGCGGCTGGCGTACCTGCTGGAGTGCACCGCCACCGACGGGGAGGTGCGGCGGATGATCCAGTACCGGGAGAAGGCCGCCGCCGCGCGGGCCTCCGGGGACGGCGTACGGCTGTCGTTGCTGACCTATCCGGTGCTGATGGCCGCCGACATCCTGGCGTACCGGACGGACGAGGTGCCGGTGGGCGAGGACCAGCGCCAGCACGTCGAGCTCACGCGGGATCTGGCGGTGCGGTTCAACCAGCGCTACGGGCACACGTTCGCCGTGCCGAAGGCGACGCTGCCGGTCGTGGCGGCGCGGGTCATGGACCTCCAGGAGCCGACGTCGAAGATGGGGAAGTCGGGGGACGCGGGGCCCGGGGTGGTGTTCATGCTCGACGAGCCCGGGGTCATCCGGAAGAAGGTGATGCGGGCCGTGACCGACAGCGGGGACGGCGGGGTCGTCTACGACCGGGACGCGCGGCCGGGTGTGGCGAACCTGCTCGACATCCTCGGCGCCTGTACGGGCGCGGAGCCGGCGGCGCTCGCCGACGGGTACAGCGGGTACGGGGCGCTGAAGCGGGACGTCGCCGAGGCGGTGGTGGAGTTGCTGCGGCCGGTGCGGGAGCGGCACGCGGAGTTGGCGGCGGATCCCGGGACGGTGGAGAGGGTGTTGCGGGAGGGGGCCGGGCGGGCCCGGGAGGTGGCGCGGCCGGTGGTGGACGCCGCGTACCGGGCGATCGGGCTGCTGGAGCCGTGA